A single window of Rubripirellula lacrimiformis DNA harbors:
- a CDS encoding helix-turn-helix domain-containing protein: MDAVVVAYPTPLSWSKHPSLAREMMRKLKKQDWFHQDGFPIVVERRDPQQPFGLHCHEFAEIVIITGGKGMHITGEDSYELSVGDTFVIGGDRPHDYLNMDQLSLINILFDPTELPMSIADLQSLTGYHALFTLEPAWRKRHQFTSRLQLSPVQMVETLRLIDGLEAELADRGPGFGVMATASMLQLVTFLSRCYSRTRNPESKKLLRIAESISHIRRKFSHPITLDELVDISGMSRRNFIRTFEETMGTPPIKYLIDLRIREASRLLRSTDQTITEIAFEVGFADSNYFSRQFRNTLGISPREYRKQVQ; the protein is encoded by the coding sequence ATGGATGCTGTCGTCGTCGCCTATCCGACCCCGCTATCGTGGTCAAAGCACCCGAGTCTTGCCCGCGAAATGATGCGAAAACTGAAGAAGCAGGACTGGTTCCACCAAGACGGATTTCCGATCGTCGTGGAACGCCGGGATCCCCAGCAACCGTTCGGTTTGCATTGCCACGAGTTTGCAGAGATCGTCATCATCACCGGCGGCAAAGGAATGCACATCACGGGCGAAGACAGCTACGAACTTTCGGTGGGCGATACCTTTGTGATCGGTGGCGACCGTCCGCATGACTATTTGAATATGGACCAGCTAAGTCTGATCAACATCCTGTTTGATCCGACCGAGCTGCCCATGTCGATTGCGGATCTGCAGTCGTTGACCGGCTATCACGCTCTATTCACTCTGGAACCGGCTTGGCGTAAGCGACATCAATTTACCAGCCGGCTTCAACTGAGCCCTGTTCAGATGGTCGAAACGCTGCGGTTGATCGACGGGTTGGAAGCAGAGCTTGCCGATCGCGGCCCAGGTTTCGGCGTGATGGCAACGGCATCGATGCTGCAGTTGGTAACTTTCTTGTCTCGCTGTTACAGCCGAACGCGAAACCCCGAGAGCAAGAAACTGCTTCGTATCGCTGAGTCGATCTCGCATATCCGACGCAAATTTTCGCATCCGATCACGCTGGACGAATTGGTTGACATCTCTGGGATGTCGCGACGCAACTTCATCCGCACGTTCGAAGAAACCATGGGCACCCCGCCCATCAAGTACTTGATTGATCTGCGTATCCGAGAAGCAAGTCGGCTGTTGCGCAGCACCGATCAAACCATTACCGAGATCGCTTTCGAAGTCGGTTTTGCCGATAGCAACTATTTCAGTCGTCAATTCCGAAACACGCTTGGGATCTCGCCACGCGAGTATCGAAAACAAGTTCAGTAG
- a CDS encoding L-rhamnose isomerase — translation MNNPGNIEASFQLAVQQYEAMGVDVDAALDRMRSVEISVHCWQGDDVSGFEGDGGSLGNGLAVTGNYPGRARNPDELRSDLEMAYSLIPGKHRLNLHAMYGEFNGPVDRDAIGVEHFQGWMDWSRDQKISLDFNPSYFSHPKASDGFTLASADSGIRQFWIDHGIACRNIAAAMGAAQGNPCINNFWVPDGYKDTPASRQAPRQRLADSLDKIFAEPLPRDQTLDAVECKLFGIGSESYVVGSHEFYMGYAISRNKVLCLDAGHFHPTEVISDKISSALMYVPELLLHVSRGVRWDSDHVVTYSDELQSIMQEIVRGDYLDRVHIGLDFFDASIHRVAAWAIGTRNALKAMMAALLEPVDKIQQLERDGDLTARLALMEEQKTMPLGAVWNHYCQTAGVPVGADWLQNVRDYENNVTSRRSDHPVAL, via the coding sequence ATGAACAACCCGGGCAATATCGAGGCTAGTTTCCAGCTTGCTGTGCAGCAGTACGAAGCCATGGGTGTCGATGTCGATGCGGCACTCGACCGGATGCGCAGCGTTGAAATATCGGTCCATTGCTGGCAGGGGGATGATGTTTCGGGGTTTGAAGGCGATGGGGGATCGCTCGGAAACGGACTTGCCGTCACGGGCAATTATCCCGGCCGCGCCCGAAACCCCGACGAACTACGCAGCGATCTGGAAATGGCCTATTCGCTGATTCCCGGTAAACATCGGCTGAACCTGCATGCGATGTACGGCGAGTTCAATGGCCCAGTTGACCGAGATGCCATCGGCGTTGAACACTTCCAGGGTTGGATGGATTGGTCACGCGACCAGAAGATCAGCCTGGATTTCAACCCGAGCTATTTCTCGCATCCCAAAGCGTCCGATGGATTCACGCTTGCGTCAGCCGATTCGGGGATTCGTCAGTTCTGGATCGATCATGGGATTGCCTGCCGCAACATTGCTGCAGCGATGGGTGCAGCCCAGGGCAACCCGTGCATCAATAATTTTTGGGTGCCGGACGGTTACAAAGATACCCCGGCAAGTCGCCAAGCGCCGCGCCAGCGCCTAGCCGATTCGCTGGACAAGATTTTCGCGGAACCATTGCCACGTGACCAAACACTCGATGCGGTCGAATGCAAACTGTTTGGCATCGGCAGCGAAAGCTACGTGGTGGGATCGCACGAGTTCTACATGGGCTACGCAATCTCGCGTAATAAAGTCCTGTGCTTGGATGCCGGACACTTCCATCCGACCGAAGTGATCTCGGACAAGATTTCGTCCGCACTGATGTACGTCCCCGAATTGCTGCTTCACGTTAGCCGAGGCGTCCGCTGGGACAGTGACCATGTCGTCACCTACAGCGACGAACTGCAATCGATCATGCAAGAGATTGTCCGCGGCGACTATCTTGATCGAGTGCACATTGGATTGGACTTTTTCGATGCCAGCATCCACCGGGTTGCCGCATGGGCTATCGGAACTCGCAATGCACTGAAGGCGATGATGGCGGCACTGCTTGAACCCGTCGACAAGATCCAGCAACTTGAACGCGACGGTGACCTGACCGCTCGGTTGGCCTTGATGGAAGAACAAAAAACGATGCCGCTGGGTGCCGTCTGGAACCACTATTGCCAAACCGCGGGCGTTCCGGTCGGTGCCGACTGGTTGCAGAACGTCCGTGACTACGAAAACAACGTCACGTCGCGGCGAAGCGATCACCCTGTGGCACTGTAA
- a CDS encoding family 78 glycoside hydrolase catalytic domain: MRFLLCLPLIATFLILDVSDAQQPSVASEPSQASDAGGEAGFQAMISRGYQPLFNGKDLAGWRNPYPHGEARVVDGEIHLLADDKFFLVTEKKYDDFRLCVDIHLPDGPANSGVMFRCRVDDEAAKKKVYGYQAECDGSDRRWSGGLFDEARRGWIWPSTKGRSRDQFLVHEEESKAAFADPKIANALNRNGWNRFEVTCIGDRIRIEVNGITTVTFHDTTDASGYIGIQHHGEDGQTYRFRNLFIKELPNVPAQETVSIVEQEPISVQKIDDKTMLVDFGKVAFGNIALRVPPLGSGSGKIHFGEKLQDGRIDRHPPGTVRYGVSGFRKGTGEMGTWIIAAAADARNTEQTNPMGVHPPAVLTPKTWLPVMPFRWVEMEGWEGEFKPEYIHRRAAFASDWNDDASSFQCSDPLLNQIWDLCKYSIKATTFAGVYVDGDRERIPYEADAYLNQLSHYATDDNVTMAANSFDWLIENGTWPSEWAPHMVFMAHAQWMYSGDNDWIAQRYELLKSKTLMHRCGKDGLVRSDQMDRRKHDIVDWPPVERDAFVFTEINTVVNAFHIKAIERMAQLARAIGKGDDADAFEAHAKLATASFQEALFDDTQGVYRDGVGTNHSSIHANFLPLAFGIVPANKIAGVTEWLEQQDMRCSPYAAQYFMDGLFRSGSGSGKKAIALMIADGDRSWKHMVNSGTTITWEAWDMKYKPNQDWNHAWGAAPANLFPRYILGAQPTSPGWTTVTIRPCPSGLKQAEGKIPTPRGPILIDWTNDSNFAMSLALPDGMSASVELPATDQSNGVWVNGKSIDATQSGNRWVLKDMVRGTVTVEVR, translated from the coding sequence ATGAGATTCCTTTTGTGCCTGCCGCTGATTGCAACGTTTCTGATTCTAGATGTCAGCGATGCGCAACAGCCATCCGTTGCCTCGGAACCAAGCCAAGCGAGCGACGCAGGCGGCGAGGCGGGTTTCCAAGCCATGATCAGCCGTGGCTATCAACCGCTGTTCAACGGCAAGGACCTAGCCGGGTGGCGGAATCCCTATCCGCACGGCGAAGCACGGGTTGTCGACGGCGAGATTCATCTGCTGGCAGACGACAAGTTTTTCTTGGTCACCGAGAAAAAGTACGATGACTTTCGCTTGTGCGTCGACATCCACCTGCCCGATGGCCCTGCCAACTCGGGTGTGATGTTCCGCTGTCGCGTCGATGATGAAGCTGCCAAAAAGAAGGTCTACGGGTACCAAGCCGAATGCGACGGATCGGATCGACGCTGGTCCGGTGGCCTGTTCGACGAGGCACGGCGAGGATGGATCTGGCCTAGCACCAAAGGACGTTCACGCGACCAGTTCCTAGTACACGAAGAAGAATCCAAAGCAGCGTTTGCCGATCCCAAGATCGCCAATGCACTCAATCGCAATGGTTGGAATCGATTCGAAGTCACTTGCATCGGTGACCGGATCCGTATCGAAGTCAATGGAATCACCACGGTCACTTTCCATGACACCACGGATGCATCGGGATACATCGGGATCCAGCATCATGGCGAAGACGGACAAACCTATCGTTTCCGAAACCTGTTCATCAAAGAACTTCCGAACGTGCCGGCCCAGGAGACCGTTTCGATCGTCGAACAAGAACCCATCTCGGTCCAAAAAATCGACGACAAAACCATGCTTGTCGATTTTGGCAAAGTCGCGTTTGGGAATATCGCATTGCGAGTGCCCCCATTGGGATCAGGGTCAGGCAAGATTCACTTCGGCGAGAAGCTCCAAGATGGTCGAATCGACCGGCATCCGCCCGGCACCGTTCGTTATGGCGTCAGCGGATTTCGCAAAGGCACTGGCGAAATGGGGACCTGGATCATCGCCGCTGCCGCGGACGCTCGGAACACCGAACAAACCAATCCGATGGGGGTTCACCCGCCCGCCGTGCTGACGCCCAAAACCTGGTTGCCGGTGATGCCGTTTCGATGGGTCGAAATGGAAGGCTGGGAAGGCGAATTCAAACCCGAATACATCCATCGGCGAGCTGCCTTTGCATCCGACTGGAACGACGATGCGAGTTCGTTCCAATGTTCGGACCCACTGTTGAACCAAATTTGGGACCTCTGCAAGTACAGCATCAAAGCGACAACCTTCGCCGGTGTGTACGTCGACGGTGATCGCGAACGCATTCCCTACGAAGCCGATGCGTACCTGAATCAACTAAGCCACTACGCCACCGACGACAACGTCACGATGGCTGCAAATTCGTTCGACTGGCTGATCGAAAATGGAACCTGGCCCAGCGAATGGGCGCCCCACATGGTGTTCATGGCGCATGCCCAGTGGATGTATTCGGGCGACAACGACTGGATCGCACAACGTTACGAATTGCTAAAATCGAAAACGCTGATGCATCGCTGTGGCAAAGATGGATTGGTCCGCAGCGACCAGATGGATCGCCGGAAGCATGACATTGTGGATTGGCCACCGGTCGAACGTGACGCGTTCGTGTTCACCGAGATCAACACCGTGGTCAACGCGTTCCACATCAAGGCGATCGAGCGGATGGCCCAACTGGCGCGTGCGATCGGAAAAGGCGATGACGCAGACGCGTTTGAAGCTCACGCAAAGCTGGCAACCGCTTCCTTCCAAGAGGCCCTTTTCGACGACACCCAAGGCGTTTATCGCGATGGGGTTGGCACCAATCACAGCAGCATCCACGCCAACTTCCTTCCGCTGGCGTTTGGGATCGTTCCCGCCAACAAGATCGCCGGTGTGACCGAATGGCTCGAACAACAAGACATGCGGTGCAGCCCTTATGCGGCCCAATATTTCATGGATGGACTGTTCCGTAGCGGCAGCGGCAGCGGCAAAAAGGCGATCGCATTGATGATCGCCGATGGTGATCGCAGCTGGAAACATATGGTGAACAGTGGGACCACGATCACCTGGGAAGCATGGGACATGAAATACAAGCCGAACCAAGACTGGAACCACGCCTGGGGCGCCGCACCGGCGAACCTATTCCCTCGTTACATCTTGGGTGCCCAACCGACATCCCCGGGCTGGACCACCGTCACCATCCGCCCCTGTCCCAGTGGCCTGAAACAAGCCGAAGGCAAAATCCCAACACCGCGTGGACCGATCCTAATCGATTGGACAAACGATTCGAACTTTGCGATGTCGCTTGCCCTGCCCGATGGCATGTCGGCGTCTGTTGAATTGCCAGCGACGGACCAAAGCAATGGCGTATGGGTCAATGGTAAATCCATCGACGCCACCCAATCCGGCAACCGCTGGGTCCTGAAAGACATGGTCCGTGGCACCGTTACTGTCGAAGTCCGGTAA